In one window of Henckelia pumila isolate YLH828 chromosome 1, ASM3356847v2, whole genome shotgun sequence DNA:
- the LOC140865168 gene encoding cytosolic sulfotransferase 15-like: MESIQDDKCCYDDESDEYSQVQELLENKTSWHGASLCKYKGFWCLTDLLMLNIRCQKYFKARNTDIILATLPKAGTTWLKALTFSIVNRFRCPDLDESPLLTSNPHVLVPFLESMYQDTHENTSLDHIPDPRIFSTHMHYKSLPRSITESKCRIIHICRNPLDQFISLWHFRNMVAAAPPVSLDEFLGTYCEGIHVHGPFWEHILEYWNAHLKDPQNVLFLKYEDLKKDIHYNVKRIAEFIGFPFTLEEEKAGLVGEITNLCSFDKLKGLEVNKVGVNSLHSQFKNRYYFRKGEIGDSANYLSPFMVESIEKVVEEKFGESGLKF, encoded by the coding sequence ATGGAGAGCATACAAGATGATAAATGTTGTTACGATGATGAGAGTGATGAATATTCTCAAGTCCAAGAGCTGCTTGAAAACAAGACGAGTTGGCACGGGGCATCCTTATGCAAATACAAGGGTTTCTGGTGTCTTACAGATCTTCTTATGCTAAATATACGTTGTCAAAAATATTTCAAAGCTCGTAACACAGATATAATATTAGCAACCCTTCCGAAAGCCGGAACTACTTGGTTGAAAGCATTAACGTTTAGCATCGTCAATCGGTTTCGTTGTCCTGATCTTGATGAAAGCCCTTTACTCACATCCAACCCTCATGTTTTAGTGCCTTTTCTTGAAAGCATGTATCAAGATACTCACGAAAACACTAGCTTGGATCACATCCCCGATCCGAGAATCTTCTCGACCCACATGCATTATAAGTCTCTTCCACGTTCAATAACGGAGTCTAAATGTCGCATTATACACATATGTAGGAACCCTTTGGATCAATTCATTTCGCTATGGCATTTCAGGAACATGGTTGCAGCTGCCCCGCCGGTTTCTTTGGACGAATTTTTGGGAACCTATTGTGAAGGAATACATGTTCATGGACCCTTTTGGGAACATATTTTGGAATACTGGAATGCCCATTTGAAGGATCCCCAAAACGTTTTGTTTTTAAAGTACGAGGATCTTAAAAAAGATATACATTATAATGTGAAAAGGATAGCAGAATTCATTGGATTCCCTTTCACTTTGGAGGAGGAAAAGGCAGGATTGGTAGGTGAAATAACCAACCTATGCAGTTTTGATAAGCTTAAGGGTTTGGAGGTAAATAAGGTTGGTGTCAACTCGTTACATTCTCAATTCAAAAATAGATATTATTTTAGAAAAGGGGAAATTGGAGATTCGGCCAATTATTTAAGTCCTTTTATGGTTGAAAGTATTGAAAAAGTTGTGGAAGAGAAGTTTGGGGAATCTGGGTTGAAGTTCTAG